The following is a genomic window from Marinococcus sp. PL1-022.
CTATGAAGCCTATCGAAGGTGTCCGGAGGCTATATTTATTAAAGGGAATATGGAAAAATACCGGGAGGTCTCGCGTGAAATAATGGCCATCTTCCATGACTGCACAGATTTGGTGGAGCCTCTGTCTCTGGATGAGGCTTATCTTGATGTGACAGAAAATCACTGGAACATGCCGTCCGCTACGCTCACAGCTAAAGAGATACGAAGAAGAATCTATCAAAAGACCGGTCTTACTGCCTCTGCAGGTGTTTCCTATAATAAATTTCTTGCAAAAACGGCTTCAGATTATGATAAACCGGATGGACTGACGGTTATTACCCCGGACCGGGCGGACGCTTTTGTGAAAGCTCTTTCCATTGGGGATTTTCGCGGAGTTGGAAAGGTGACTAAGCGGAAATTTGATTCACTAGGCATCGAAACCGGAGAAGACTTGCAGCAGCTGGGTGAAGCAAGGCTTGTGGAATTGTTTCATAAGCAGGGCCACGTATTTTACCGTCAGGCCCGGGGAATCGATGAACGTCCGGTAAATCCGGAAAGAGAGCGAAAGTCGCTTGGAAAAGAGACGACGCTTTCGCAGGACCTTCTGCTTGTACAGGACATGCTCCCGGTCATTGAAGAGCTGCTTGACCAGGTGCTTACGAGGTTGAAAAAAGACGGCATCAGGGCTAAATGTATTGTGCTGAAAATAAAATTTGCCGATTTTCAGCAGATAACCCGCCGGTCTACGCTCGAACACCCGAGCAATGACCGTGCGGAGCTGCTCGAAGCTCTGCGCCTTCTACTCGAAGAAGGGGCCTCCGGGGGAGACCCTGTCCGGCTTCTCGGAGTCACAGCTTCGGAATTTTACGGTCCGGGAGAAGTAACGGGAGGCAGAGGCAAGGTTTAT
Proteins encoded in this region:
- the dinB gene encoding DNA polymerase IV, which encodes MKQDEQNLRKIIHIDMDAFFASIEQRDQPRLRNKPLVVGGSPWSRGVVATCSYEARPYGIHSAMSSYEAYRRCPEAIFIKGNMEKYREVSREIMAIFHDCTDLVEPLSLDEAYLDVTENHWNMPSATLTAKEIRRRIYQKTGLTASAGVSYNKFLAKTASDYDKPDGLTVITPDRADAFVKALSIGDFRGVGKVTKRKFDSLGIETGEDLQQLGEARLVELFHKQGHVFYRQARGIDERPVNPERERKSLGKETTLSQDLLLVQDMLPVIEELLDQVLTRLKKDGIRAKCIVLKIKFADFQQITRRSTLEHPSNDRAELLEALRLLLEEGASGGDPVRLLGVTASEFYGPGEVTGGRGKVYKTVNYEQLRLF